In Nitrospira lenta, one genomic interval encodes:
- a CDS encoding HdeD family acid-resistance protein: MIQSPWTSSINDMQRLWKWFLALGIGLLVLGTAALWASVAVTLTSVLLFGILLLISGIIQVVHAFQTRQSDGFALRLIAAIFDLVIGLLMVTHPMASALALTLLLAAFFLAGGLFRGIAALSLRFPNWGWALTSGIVSVLFGLLLMMEWPESGLWFIGMYIGIDMVFNGWGWIMLALAVRPAQNGNLAAAQHGSAGAR, from the coding sequence ATGATTCAATCACCGTGGACCTCCTCGATCAATGACATGCAACGGCTGTGGAAGTGGTTCCTCGCGCTCGGCATCGGCTTACTGGTGTTAGGCACTGCCGCTCTCTGGGCTTCCGTTGCGGTCACGCTCACCTCGGTCCTGCTGTTTGGCATCCTGCTGCTCATCAGTGGCATCATCCAAGTCGTTCACGCATTCCAAACTCGGCAGTCCGACGGCTTTGCGCTTCGCCTCATTGCCGCGATCTTCGATCTGGTGATCGGCCTCCTGATGGTGACTCACCCAATGGCGAGTGCCCTGGCGTTGACGCTCCTACTGGCGGCCTTCTTCCTCGCCGGCGGCCTGTTCCGAGGTATTGCCGCCCTATCGCTCCGGTTTCCCAATTGGGGTTGGGCGCTGACCAGCGGCATCGTCAGCGTCCTCTTCGGCTTGCTCCTCATGATGGAATGGCCGGAATCCGGCCTCTGGTTCATCGGGATGTATATCGGCATCGACATGGTTTTTAACGGCTGGGGGTGGATCATGCTGGCACTGGCGGTTCGTCCCGCTCAAAACGGCAATCTCGCAGCCGCGCAACATGGCTCTGCTGGCGCCCGATAG
- a CDS encoding (2Fe-2S)-binding protein, which yields MVTLRINGVEKTVDVPDDMPLLWVLRDVLGLTGTKFGCGMAQCGACTVHLDGHPIRSCIMPVAAVGKKPITTIEAIGQTPVGKKVQKAWQDLEVVQCGYCQSGQIMAATALLKAHPNPSDSDIDAAMAGIICRCGTYVRIRAAIKQAGQPS from the coding sequence ATGGTGACCCTGCGAATCAATGGGGTAGAGAAGACCGTGGATGTCCCGGACGACATGCCGCTCCTGTGGGTGCTGCGCGATGTCCTTGGACTGACGGGCACGAAATTCGGTTGCGGTATGGCGCAGTGCGGAGCCTGCACGGTGCATCTGGACGGCCACCCGATTCGATCCTGCATCATGCCGGTGGCTGCGGTCGGCAAGAAACCCATCACCACAATCGAGGCGATCGGCCAGACGCCGGTTGGCAAAAAAGTCCAGAAGGCCTGGCAGGATCTGGAAGTGGTGCAATGCGGGTATTGCCAGTCCGGCCAGATTATGGCGGCCACGGCGCTCCTGAAGGCCCATCCGAACCCCAGCGATAGCGACATCGACGCGGCCATGGCCGGCATCATCTGCCGTTGCGGGACCTATGTGCGTATTCGCGCCGCGATCAAGCAGGCGGGCCAGCCGTCCTGA
- a CDS encoding xanthine dehydrogenase family protein molybdopterin-binding subunit, translated as MNSEPSSNTAKDDPELQSGSGVSRRTFLKISAAAGGGLLLGFIMPEKIWRTATAEAKAEAKFAPNAFIRIGRTGLVTFIMPYVEMGQGTYTSIPMLIAEELEVDLKQVTLEAAPPDIRHYANPLLQMQVTGGSTSVKAAWEPLRRAGAAARMVLVAAAAQKWKVDPASCRAHKGKVTHTASGRTLAYGALVDTAATLPMPDKIVLKDPKDFTLIGTPAKRLDAPNKVNGKAIFGIDVKLPGMKIATVTACPVFGGKLASVDDSRAKTIKGVRQVVRLDNAVAVIGDHMWAAKQGLAALTITWDEGPHAKINSADIVAQLDAASRQESAAVAGKAGDAAKAMAGAVTKVEAVYQMPFLAHATMEPMNCTVHVGKDECHVWVGSQIVTHAQAAASEVTGLPLEKVHVHNQLLGGGFGRRLEVDCITQAVQIAKHVNYPVKVVWTREEDIRHDMYRPYYYDRIAAGLDEQGTPVAWQHRIAGSSVYARWMPAAFKDGFDPDVEGADKPLYTLPNILVEYVRQEPPGIPTGFWRGVGPTHTIFVVESFIDELAAAAKKDPVEYRRALLDNSPRAAAVLDLAAKKAGWGTPLPARHGRGVSVQFAFGSYIAQVVEVEVRKDGDVRATRVVCAVDCGVTVNPDTVKAQIEGGIMFGLTAALYGEITLKDGRVEQSNFHDYQMLRINEAPAVEVYLVKSAEAPGGIGEPGTAALAPALMNAIFAATGTRIRKLPVNRLELRST; from the coding sequence ATGAATAGTGAACCATCCTCGAATACAGCGAAGGACGACCCAGAACTCCAGTCCGGCAGCGGCGTGTCCCGCCGGACATTCCTGAAGATCAGTGCGGCGGCCGGCGGCGGCCTACTGTTGGGCTTCATCATGCCTGAGAAAATTTGGCGCACGGCAACGGCTGAGGCCAAGGCCGAAGCGAAGTTTGCGCCCAACGCCTTCATCCGCATTGGTCGTACTGGTCTGGTAACCTTTATCATGCCCTATGTCGAGATGGGACAGGGCACCTACACATCGATCCCCATGCTCATTGCCGAAGAGCTGGAAGTCGATCTCAAGCAGGTCACCCTCGAAGCGGCGCCGCCCGACATCCGGCACTACGCGAATCCCCTCCTGCAAATGCAAGTCACCGGTGGGTCAACATCTGTGAAAGCGGCTTGGGAGCCGCTCCGCCGTGCCGGAGCTGCCGCGCGCATGGTGCTCGTGGCCGCGGCGGCGCAGAAGTGGAAAGTAGATCCGGCCTCCTGTCGAGCCCATAAGGGCAAGGTGACGCATACGGCGAGCGGCCGCACGCTCGCGTATGGAGCGCTGGTCGATACGGCGGCGACGTTGCCGATGCCGGACAAGATCGTGCTCAAAGACCCGAAGGATTTCACCCTTATCGGCACCCCCGCCAAGCGCCTCGACGCGCCGAACAAAGTCAACGGCAAGGCCATATTCGGCATCGATGTGAAACTCCCCGGCATGAAGATCGCCACCGTCACAGCCTGTCCCGTCTTCGGAGGCAAGCTGGCGAGTGTGGACGACAGCAGGGCGAAAACCATCAAGGGAGTCCGTCAGGTCGTGCGCCTCGACAATGCGGTCGCGGTCATCGGCGACCATATGTGGGCCGCCAAGCAAGGTCTGGCCGCGCTCACCATTACCTGGGACGAAGGCCCCCACGCCAAAATCAACAGTGCCGATATCGTCGCGCAGCTCGACGCGGCGTCGCGGCAAGAAAGTGCTGCGGTTGCGGGCAAAGCCGGAGATGCGGCCAAGGCCATGGCCGGCGCGGTAACAAAGGTTGAAGCCGTGTATCAGATGCCGTTCCTCGCGCATGCGACGATGGAGCCGATGAACTGCACGGTGCACGTCGGGAAAGACGAGTGCCACGTGTGGGTGGGATCGCAGATCGTCACGCATGCCCAGGCTGCAGCCAGCGAAGTGACGGGTCTGCCGCTTGAGAAAGTCCACGTCCACAATCAGTTATTGGGCGGCGGCTTCGGGCGGCGCCTGGAGGTCGACTGTATCACCCAGGCTGTGCAGATCGCGAAACACGTCAATTACCCGGTGAAAGTCGTGTGGACAAGGGAAGAAGACATCCGGCACGACATGTATCGCCCCTACTACTACGACCGAATCGCGGCCGGCCTTGACGAACAAGGCACGCCTGTCGCCTGGCAGCATCGCATCGCCGGCTCCTCGGTCTACGCGCGATGGATGCCGGCAGCCTTCAAAGACGGGTTCGATCCCGACGTGGAAGGCGCGGACAAACCACTGTACACCCTCCCTAACATCTTGGTGGAGTACGTCCGCCAGGAACCGCCCGGTATTCCCACCGGATTCTGGCGCGGGGTGGGCCCCACTCACACCATCTTCGTCGTCGAGAGCTTCATCGACGAACTGGCGGCGGCGGCGAAGAAAGATCCCGTTGAATACCGGCGCGCGCTGCTCGACAACTCGCCGCGTGCCGCGGCCGTGCTCGACCTCGCGGCAAAGAAGGCGGGCTGGGGAACGCCGCTGCCTGCGCGCCATGGCCGCGGCGTGTCCGTGCAATTCGCGTTTGGCAGCTACATTGCGCAGGTCGTCGAAGTCGAGGTCCGCAAGGATGGCGACGTGCGCGCCACCCGCGTGGTCTGCGCCGTGGACTGCGGAGTGACGGTCAACCCGGATACCGTGAAAGCGCAGATCGAAGGCGGCATCATGTTCGGTCTCACGGCCGCTCTGTACGGCGAAATTACGCTCAAGGACGGCCGTGTCGAACAGAGTAATTTCCACGACTACCAAATGTTGCGGATCAATGAGGCCCCGGCGGTCGAGGTCTATCTGGTGAAGAGCGCTGAAGCGCCGGGCGGCATCGGTGAACCAGGGACGGCGGCGCTGGCGCCGGCGTTGATGAACGCCATCTTTGCGGCGACCGGCACACGGATCCGGAAGCTGCCGGTGAACCGGCTTGAGCTGCGTTCCACATAG
- a CDS encoding XdhC family protein has product MSELQAILDAYSDMLRKNAPAALATVVQVAGSAYRRAGARMLIAADGHTIGSVSGGCLERDVLNQARRVLQWSEPRVVTYDSMSDDDVAWEFNLGCNGIVNVLIEPMTHDKEQDHLGFLANCLRHRQTGIVAVVFGIEGTTKAKIGNRLLLSEHGPAVHDIGDGELADAILADSSCALESSTSTAKRYELAAGRADVYIEVILPPVPLVIFGAGHDALPLIRLAKELGWHVTLADPRPGHATRTRFPLADVLIACRPEEMLEHITLDGRTVAAVMTHNFLHDSELLRVLLPSPVRYVGILGSKRRTRRLLDHLQQAGVSLSEHHLSRVYSPIGLDIGAETPEEIALAAVAEIKAVLTGRLGGMLRTREGPLHEPNVDDNVIAASGTTQGTMYCGLEY; this is encoded by the coding sequence ATGAGCGAGCTCCAAGCCATCCTCGATGCATATAGCGACATGCTGCGAAAGAACGCCCCAGCCGCGCTCGCGACCGTTGTGCAAGTCGCGGGATCGGCGTACCGGCGGGCCGGCGCACGGATGCTGATTGCCGCCGACGGCCACACCATCGGCTCCGTCAGCGGCGGATGTCTCGAACGCGATGTCCTGAACCAGGCCAGGCGGGTCCTTCAATGGAGCGAACCCCGTGTGGTCACGTACGATTCGATGTCCGATGATGACGTGGCGTGGGAATTCAATCTCGGCTGCAACGGGATCGTGAATGTGCTCATTGAGCCGATGACTCACGACAAGGAGCAGGATCACCTCGGATTTCTTGCCAACTGTCTCCGCCACCGGCAAACGGGAATTGTCGCGGTCGTGTTCGGAATAGAAGGTACAACGAAGGCAAAGATCGGAAATCGTTTACTCCTGAGCGAACACGGACCGGCAGTACACGACATCGGAGACGGCGAGCTTGCGGACGCCATTCTTGCGGACTCCTCGTGCGCGCTGGAAAGCAGCACCTCCACAGCCAAACGGTATGAGCTGGCCGCAGGTCGCGCAGACGTGTATATCGAGGTCATTCTGCCGCCGGTTCCGCTGGTGATTTTCGGGGCGGGACACGATGCCCTCCCGCTCATTCGCCTAGCGAAAGAACTAGGGTGGCATGTCACCCTGGCCGATCCCCGTCCGGGCCATGCGACTCGCACGCGTTTCCCTCTGGCAGATGTCCTGATCGCCTGCCGGCCGGAGGAGATGCTCGAACACATCACCCTAGATGGGCGTACCGTAGCCGCCGTCATGACGCATAACTTTCTCCATGACTCAGAGCTGTTGCGAGTCTTGTTGCCGTCACCAGTGCGCTATGTAGGAATTCTTGGGTCAAAGCGGAGAACGCGAAGACTGCTGGACCACCTTCAGCAGGCCGGCGTCTCACTCAGCGAACACCATCTCAGCCGGGTGTACAGCCCCATTGGCCTCGATATCGGAGCCGAGACCCCCGAAGAGATTGCACTCGCGGCCGTCGCTGAGATCAAAGCCGTTCTCACCGGCCGGTTAGGCGGCATGTTGAGAACCAGAGAGGGTCCGCTGCACGAACCGAACGTGGACGACAATGTGATCGCCGCGTCCGGAACCACGCAGGGGACGATGTATTGTGGCCTCGAGTACTGA
- a CDS encoding nucleotidyltransferase family protein, which translates to MASSTDHRIDAFDVHNERSSPSTAIIILAAGASARMGSPKQLLRYGDQTMLRHAALVALASVCRPVFVVLGAYAEQLRSEIDDLPVHLVLNEQWAEGMGSSIRAGLTALTTDDRQQATEALVLMLCDQPYVTAGVIDRLVTAYHSNDKGIMASEYDGTLGVPALFGRESFAELAALSGAGGAKTVIAAHASDVVRVPFPGGATDVDTPDDYLRLQQRAPHEDGISNEEGDVS; encoded by the coding sequence GTGGCCTCGAGTACTGACCACAGGATCGATGCATTCGATGTGCACAACGAACGGAGCAGCCCGTCAACGGCCATCATCATCCTCGCCGCGGGAGCATCGGCGCGCATGGGAAGCCCAAAGCAATTGCTGCGATATGGCGACCAGACTATGCTGCGGCACGCGGCACTGGTTGCCCTCGCATCAGTATGCCGCCCGGTCTTCGTCGTCCTTGGCGCGTATGCTGAGCAACTCCGGAGCGAGATCGACGATCTGCCCGTCCACCTTGTGCTGAACGAGCAGTGGGCCGAGGGAATGGGGTCTTCCATCCGCGCCGGTCTCACAGCCCTCACGACAGATGACCGCCAACAGGCGACGGAGGCCCTCGTGCTGATGTTGTGCGACCAGCCCTATGTGACGGCCGGCGTCATCGACCGCCTTGTCACGGCCTATCATTCGAACGACAAAGGAATCATGGCGTCGGAGTATGACGGAACCCTGGGGGTGCCGGCCCTCTTTGGACGTGAGTCCTTCGCCGAACTCGCGGCGCTCAGCGGCGCAGGAGGAGCGAAGACCGTCATCGCCGCTCACGCATCCGACGTGGTGCGCGTGCCGTTCCCAGGAGGCGCGACTGATGTGGACACACCGGACGACTACCTGCGCCTCCAACAGCGAGCCCCACACGAAGACGGCATCAGCAATGAAGAAGGAGATGTCTCATGA
- a CDS encoding NAD(P)-dependent oxidoreductase, giving the protein MKIALIGATGFVGTAILKEALDRGHDVTAIARHPEKLQPHPRLRPQKGDAYNPEEVARLVAGHDAVISAFNSGSSNPDLYNQQLKGTAAIITGVKEAGITRVLWVGGAGSLEIKPGVQLVDTPEFPKDWKQGALATREALNLLRKETILDWSFLSPSADLSPGQRTGRFRLGKDQLLTDANGKSHISTQDYAMAMIDEVEKPMHRRQRFTVGY; this is encoded by the coding sequence ATGAAGATTGCGCTGATCGGAGCCACCGGATTTGTCGGGACAGCCATCTTGAAAGAGGCCTTGGACCGTGGCCATGACGTCACGGCGATCGCCCGGCATCCAGAGAAGTTACAACCGCATCCGAGGCTTCGCCCGCAAAAAGGCGATGCGTACAACCCCGAGGAGGTTGCTCGCTTAGTCGCAGGCCATGATGCGGTGATCAGCGCCTTCAATTCAGGATCGAGCAATCCTGATCTCTACAACCAGCAGCTGAAAGGGACCGCGGCCATCATCACAGGCGTGAAAGAGGCCGGCATCACACGCGTCCTCTGGGTGGGAGGGGCAGGCAGCCTAGAGATCAAGCCGGGCGTCCAGTTGGTGGATACTCCGGAATTTCCCAAAGACTGGAAGCAGGGGGCACTGGCAACCCGCGAGGCGTTGAATCTGCTGCGTAAAGAAACGATTTTGGATTGGTCCTTCCTGTCGCCTTCGGCCGACCTATCCCCCGGCCAGCGGACCGGGCGGTTCCGGCTCGGAAAAGACCAATTGCTGACTGACGCGAACGGAAAGAGCCACATCTCGACCCAAGACTATGCCATGGCCATGATCGACGAAGTGGAAAAGCCGATGCACCGTCGGCAACGCTTTACGGTGGGATATTGA
- a CDS encoding response regulator, translating to MGSHSSILLIEDSPGEQELFRLALAQTGLDVALSTEQDAEAALHFLNTHTALPTVILLDWHLGKQRGDAFLKRLRTDTRLAAIPVVVFTTSDDASDLSLAYASGATGYVVKPSTFTELIQCATDICRYWLDRNRVPHTIGTPC from the coding sequence ATGGGGTCACATTCCTCCATCTTGTTGATCGAAGATAGCCCTGGCGAGCAGGAATTATTTCGTCTGGCGCTGGCGCAGACCGGCCTAGATGTCGCGCTCTCCACTGAGCAAGATGCCGAAGCGGCGCTTCACTTTTTGAACACCCATACAGCTCTTCCCACAGTAATCCTTCTCGACTGGCACCTGGGCAAGCAGCGGGGCGATGCGTTTCTGAAACGGCTGCGGACAGACACCCGCCTTGCCGCCATCCCCGTCGTCGTCTTTACCACGTCAGACGATGCGTCCGACCTCTCCCTCGCCTATGCCAGCGGCGCAACCGGCTACGTCGTGAAGCCGAGCACCTTTACTGAACTCATTCAATGCGCCACTGATATCTGCCGATACTGGCTGGATAGAAACCGCGTGCCGCATACGATTGGAACCCCATGCTGA
- a CDS encoding efflux RND transporter permease subunit — MLTRAALKNPYAVFAICMIALVLGGVSYQKMRVDIFPEIKIPSILVTTFYRGMSPSEMEGAITLKLEQRFVEASYVEHIESQSLAGMSYIKVFFQPEYSIDSAQSELTSLAFSIIRQLPPGVYPPSVYKFGVSSLPIGLLSVSSDTLGPKEIRDLAYFNIRSQIATIPGISFGPPLGGKVRQITVFMDPSRMMARGVSPSDVVKAINSQSAIIPAGDIKIGDLDYYVYSNSLIDAVDKINDIPIKVVNGTPILVRDIGTAADSAAIQTSIVRVNGREATYIPITRQEGANTLEVTDGIRAKLPKLTEIPAGTTVKFLYDQSLYIRQAIANLQKEGLLGAGLAGLMIFLFLRSIKAALVVALAIPLSLTAALVALYLTGQSVNIMTLGGLALVIGTLLDNNIVVQENLHRHLEMGKDGRSAAEDSAIELTLPILVATICILIVYLPIMFFSGIIKYLFVPLAMTVAFAMLADYAVSMTVTPVVLSRLYHRGHGSGSQEEADQKDWFRFVLAVYEPLLRAGVRFKAVVILLALLALLGTGALLLPRLHSEFFPKVDAGNFTMIVSAPEGSRIEKTTAIVADIEKLVQETIPKQDLEEVISNTGLYFGDAARFAPNTGNHTAFVLVNLMTGHEGNTEDYVNAMREKLRHELPGVEVSFQTGGIISDVLNFGLRAPIDIQVKGPRLDLIRPVAEEIQQKIAQVPNTVDVRIKQGKSYPELHIDVDRTKAAYYGITQDRVIVDVITGISSNIALSPNFWIDPKTANGYYLLAQYPEQSLTKTEDLLNIPIIGARTLLNPTSSLTSAGSGGSIVALQNTPFAGRNLDLSNGFYAADERRGPPVLLRDVATLNMKTGPDSVDHYDLSRLINVLVTPVGNDLGHVAKDIERVLATVTLPKDVTIQLKGEVANMRSAFNNFALALPLAVLLIYLVMVGLFRSFIDPLIILVAVPLGWIGTILILHFTDTSVNVESMIGTLMMMGIVVSNSILLVDFANRMVHAGASAERAVLEAGKRRIRPILMTALATILGLLPLALGFGEGNETMVPLARAVVGGLAVSTVMTLLVVPVMHALVLRRRVQPIQPPAGPETAEEI; from the coding sequence ATGCTGACCCGCGCCGCGCTGAAAAATCCCTACGCCGTCTTCGCCATCTGCATGATCGCGCTGGTGCTGGGCGGGGTGTCGTATCAGAAAATGCGCGTGGACATCTTCCCGGAAATCAAGATTCCCTCGATCCTCGTCACCACCTTCTACCGCGGCATGAGCCCCAGCGAGATGGAAGGCGCCATCACGCTCAAGCTAGAGCAGCGCTTCGTCGAGGCCAGCTACGTTGAACACATCGAGTCGCAGTCGCTCGCGGGCATGAGCTACATCAAGGTCTTCTTTCAGCCGGAATACAGTATCGACTCGGCGCAATCGGAACTGACTAGCCTCGCCTTCAGCATCATCCGCCAGTTGCCGCCTGGCGTCTATCCGCCTTCGGTCTATAAGTTCGGCGTATCGAGCCTGCCGATAGGCCTGCTCTCGGTGAGCAGCGACACGCTCGGCCCGAAAGAAATCCGCGACCTGGCCTACTTCAACATCCGTTCGCAGATCGCGACGATTCCCGGCATCTCGTTCGGCCCTCCGCTGGGAGGCAAAGTTCGGCAGATCACCGTATTCATGGATCCGTCGCGGATGATGGCGCGCGGCGTCTCGCCCTCCGACGTGGTAAAGGCCATCAATTCCCAGAGCGCGATCATCCCAGCCGGCGACATCAAGATCGGCGACCTCGACTACTACGTCTATTCCAACAGCCTCATCGACGCGGTAGACAAAATCAATGACATCCCCATTAAGGTCGTGAACGGCACGCCGATCCTGGTGCGCGATATCGGCACGGCAGCGGACAGCGCGGCGATCCAGACCTCCATCGTGCGGGTCAACGGGCGCGAAGCGACCTACATTCCCATCACCAGACAGGAAGGCGCGAATACACTGGAAGTGACGGACGGGATTCGCGCGAAGCTGCCGAAGCTGACCGAAATTCCCGCCGGCACCACGGTGAAGTTCCTCTACGATCAATCGCTCTACATCCGGCAAGCCATCGCCAATTTGCAGAAGGAAGGGTTGCTCGGCGCCGGGCTGGCCGGCCTGATGATCTTTCTCTTTCTCCGCAGCATCAAGGCGGCGCTGGTCGTCGCCCTCGCCATCCCGCTCTCGCTCACCGCCGCGCTGGTTGCGCTCTATCTGACCGGCCAATCGGTAAACATCATGACGCTCGGCGGATTGGCGCTGGTGATCGGCACCCTGCTGGACAACAACATCGTCGTGCAAGAAAACCTGCATCGCCATCTGGAAATGGGCAAAGACGGCCGCTCCGCAGCAGAAGACAGCGCCATCGAACTCACGCTGCCGATCCTGGTCGCCACGATCTGCATCCTGATCGTCTATCTGCCGATCATGTTCTTCTCCGGCATCATCAAGTACCTCTTCGTCCCGCTGGCCATGACCGTGGCCTTTGCCATGCTGGCCGACTATGCCGTCTCCATGACGGTGACGCCGGTCGTGCTCTCGCGCCTCTACCACAGAGGGCACGGGAGCGGCTCACAGGAAGAGGCCGACCAGAAAGACTGGTTTCGCTTCGTGCTGGCCGTCTACGAGCCGCTGCTCCGCGCCGGCGTGCGCTTCAAAGCCGTGGTGATACTCCTGGCGCTGCTCGCGCTGCTCGGGACCGGCGCGCTGCTCCTGCCGCGCCTCCACAGCGAGTTCTTCCCCAAGGTCGATGCCGGCAACTTCACCATGATCGTCAGCGCGCCGGAAGGCTCGCGCATCGAAAAAACGACCGCCATCGTCGCCGACATCGAGAAGCTGGTGCAGGAGACGATCCCGAAGCAGGACTTGGAAGAAGTCATCTCCAACACCGGTCTCTATTTCGGCGACGCCGCGCGCTTCGCGCCCAACACCGGCAACCACACCGCCTTTGTGCTGGTGAATCTCATGACCGGCCATGAGGGCAACACCGAGGACTACGTGAACGCGATGCGGGAGAAACTGCGGCACGAACTGCCCGGCGTGGAGGTGTCGTTCCAAACCGGCGGGATCATCAGCGACGTGCTGAACTTCGGCCTGCGCGCGCCGATCGACATCCAGGTGAAAGGCCCCCGGCTGGATCTCATTCGCCCGGTCGCGGAAGAGATCCAGCAGAAAATCGCCCAGGTGCCCAACACCGTGGATGTCCGCATCAAGCAGGGGAAGAGTTACCCCGAGCTGCACATCGACGTGGACCGGACCAAGGCCGCCTACTACGGCATCACCCAGGATCGCGTGATCGTAGACGTGATCACCGGAATCAGTTCCAACATCGCCTTGAGCCCGAACTTCTGGATCGACCCCAAGACCGCCAACGGCTATTACCTGCTCGCTCAATACCCGGAGCAGTCGCTGACCAAAACGGAAGATCTGTTGAACATTCCGATCATCGGCGCGCGCACTCTGCTGAATCCCACCTCCTCGCTCACGAGCGCCGGCAGCGGCGGATCGATCGTCGCCTTGCAGAACACGCCCTTTGCCGGACGCAACCTGGATCTCTCGAACGGCTTCTATGCCGCGGACGAGCGGCGCGGCCCGCCCGTCCTGCTCCGTGACGTCGCGACCCTGAACATGAAAACCGGCCCAGACTCCGTCGATCACTACGACCTCTCCCGGCTGATCAACGTGCTGGTGACACCGGTCGGCAACGATCTCGGCCATGTCGCCAAGGACATCGAGCGCGTCCTCGCGACCGTGACCCTGCCGAAAGACGTGACGATCCAACTCAAAGGCGAAGTCGCCAACATGCGTTCCGCCTTCAACAATTTCGCGCTCGCGCTGCCGCTGGCGGTGCTGCTGATCTATCTGGTGATGGTCGGCCTGTTCCGTTCGTTCATCGACCCGCTGATCATTCTGGTGGCCGTGCCGCTCGGCTGGATCGGGACGATTCTCATCCTCCATTTCACCGACACATCGGTCAACGTGGAATCGATGATCGGGACCCTCATGATGATGGGCATCGTCGTCTCGAACAGTATTTTGCTCGTGGATTTTGCCAATCGCATGGTGCACGCCGGAGCCTCGGCGGAGCGGGCCGTGTTGGAGGCGGGTAAGCGGCGCATCCGGCCTATTTTGATGACGGCGCTCGCGACAATTCTCGGCCTGCTGCCGCTCGCCCTGGGATTCGGCGAAGGGAACGAAACCATGGTGCCGCTGGCGCGCGCGGTCGTCGGCGGACTCGCAGTCTCCACCGTGATGACCTTACTCGTCGTGCCCGTCATGCATGCGCTGGTGCTGAGACGCCGGGTACAACCGATCCAGCCGCCGGCCGGACCTGAGACTGCGGAGGAGATCTAG
- a CDS encoding efflux RND transporter periplasmic adaptor subunit, producing the protein MFRLLTGALLTLLVPTIGCQQESPSRPEKPATQATNDSGGTGEHGASVEIDPTHPVDVQVTKPSRQTLIYTITLPANISPRYQTTLYAKVSGYLKWIGPDKGDHVKKNQVVAIIDAPEVEEQYQQAVADYKIKKITFERLDKVLHESPDVIAKQDVDVAEATYEGAKNLMQQRAAMREYTKVRAPYDGIVTARFADPGALIQIATSSATNAIPLFTVMDLDTVRVYANVPQDDSAWIAPGKTKARVLLKELPDRSFTGTITRSTLALDPSTRSLLVELDLPNPDHALRPGTYAELALDLREIPNALALPPQAVVSGAKGTSVFIVAQGTAKSIPIQTGITNGTWMEITNGLDGTEDVVVVGKRRLLEGSPVQAAPFKLPEGKPAQQKFERRSAGQPPTPYEGVKP; encoded by the coding sequence ATGTTCAGATTATTGACCGGTGCGCTGCTTACCCTGCTCGTCCCGACGATCGGATGCCAGCAGGAATCTCCGTCGCGTCCGGAGAAACCGGCAACCCAGGCGACGAACGACAGTGGCGGAACCGGTGAGCACGGCGCCTCCGTGGAGATCGACCCGACGCATCCCGTCGATGTCCAGGTCACCAAACCATCCAGACAGACGCTGATCTATACCATCACGCTGCCGGCCAATATCAGCCCGCGCTACCAAACGACGCTCTATGCCAAAGTCTCCGGCTATCTGAAATGGATCGGCCCGGACAAGGGCGATCACGTGAAAAAGAACCAGGTAGTGGCGATCATCGATGCGCCCGAAGTGGAAGAGCAGTACCAGCAGGCGGTGGCCGACTACAAGATCAAGAAGATCACGTTCGAACGATTGGACAAGGTGCTGCACGAATCGCCGGACGTCATCGCCAAGCAGGATGTGGATGTGGCGGAAGCGACTTACGAGGGCGCGAAGAATCTCATGCAACAGCGGGCCGCCATGCGCGAGTACACGAAAGTGCGCGCGCCCTATGACGGCATCGTGACCGCCCGCTTCGCCGATCCGGGAGCCCTGATCCAGATCGCGACCTCCTCCGCGACAAACGCCATTCCGCTGTTCACCGTCATGGATCTGGATACGGTGCGAGTCTATGCGAATGTACCGCAGGACGATTCCGCCTGGATCGCGCCCGGCAAGACCAAGGCGCGGGTGCTCTTGAAAGAACTGCCAGATCGCTCCTTCACCGGCACGATTACCCGCTCGACGCTCGCCCTCGATCCGTCCACCCGCAGCCTGCTCGTGGAACTCGATCTGCCTAACCCCGATCATGCTCTCAGGCCGGGCACGTATGCGGAACTCGCGCTGGATCTGCGCGAAATTCCCAATGCCCTGGCCCTGCCGCCGCAAGCGGTGGTCAGCGGGGCGAAGGGCACATCCGTCTTTATCGTTGCGCAAGGCACAGCCAAATCCATACCGATACAGACCGGCATCACGAACGGAACCTGGATGGAGATCACCAACGGATTGGATGGCACGGAGGATGTGGTGGTGGTCGGAAAGCGGAGACTCCTGGAAGGATCCCCGGTACAAGCCGCCCCCTTCAAATTGCCTGAAGGCAAACCCGCGCAACAGAAATTTGAGCGACGTTCGGCAGGCCAGCCGCCTACGCCATACGAAGGAGTGAAACCATGA